The Raphanus sativus cultivar WK10039 unplaced genomic scaffold, ASM80110v3 Scaffold1373, whole genome shotgun sequence DNA segment TTGTCGTGTCCTTTCTTAGAGCAGTGTGTACATGTTCTATTAGGATCACGAAACCGGGTTAAAGCAGCTGCAGACTGTTGGGAATCGGAAGTAGATGGAGCTGTCTGAACAGAGAAACCAATAGCCTCTGTTTTGAGTTCGGTAGAACGAGCTGTATTGTTATGCTGTTCCTCTCGAATAACTCGGGAGTAGACGTTGTTGATGTCAGGTAATGGGTCTTCTCCAATGATCTGTGAACGAATAGTGCGGAATCGTGATTCATCAAGGCCAAACAAAAACTGATGTACGCGGATCTCTTCCCTTTCTTTCTCAATATCAGATGCAGCCGCACAGACACAAGATCGAGTTGTTTTGACGTTGTCTAGTTCTTCCCATAGTTTAGTTAGGCGTCCATAGTAGTCAATAACAGTCTGACCATTCTGTTTGCAATTACCAATTGCATCCCGGAGTTGATGAGTTCGGACCCCGTTTGAAACAGAGAATCTACGCTTGAGACTTTCCCAGAGTTTATATGCCTCGGGAACAAAGGATACCGTAGATCGAATCTTAGGATCAATAGACGTGCGGATCCATCCTACAAGCATTGAATTGGTAGTAAGCCAACGAGAAAGCTCAGGTTCGGTTGATGGTTTGGGAATAGTGCCATCGATGAACCCAAGTTTCCGTTTTGCTTGTAAAGAATTTGATAATTCTGTAGACCACTCGGTGTAGTTGTCTCCTCGCAGCGAGACAGAAGTAATAAGAGAACCGGGATTATCAGATGGATGTAGATAATAAGGAGAAGAAGTAGTTAGATCTGCAGGTGTTGCAGGAACTATAGTAGATGAAGTAGAAGATGTAGTTTCGACCATGTTTCTTGACTAACAAGAAAcgtcgttaaaaaaaaaattagggttttcggatcttatgctctgataccatgaaataAGTTTATAATGTAAAAGAGTATTCTGTGTTCTTGATTCATGAAGCAAATCGCCTCTATTTATACAAGCTAGCATGTCCTAATACGATAAGGACCAAAACACTTTACATCATTATCCTAAGCTAAGTAGGACTTATCTAAACCATATCATAGTTATCTCATTACCTAACACTTAATTATCCAACACACAAAGAAGGAAAACTACGAGTTTAAACCAAGTAACTTAATCCGAGAATACTTCTAACCTATGTTTTGGTATATTGAAATCAGGGGCGAAGCTAGGAGTTATTATTACTGGGTGCATAATTCATAATGGAGAAAATATATAGCATAGTTGGTATCTAAACCCTGGATGTTTAGGGGTGCACTTTTAGCCTTTAACcattttactatttttacattcaaaacttattaatattttataaaatcaggGGTGCACGTGCACCCACAACCGCCTTACTGGCTTCGCCCCTGATTGAAATGGTGACTGATCGGAACGATTTGTGGGTTTTTACAAATGTCTGATCAAGATTTAGAATGAAATTATTGAACTTTAATTATATCGCTTTTTTAAATGCCGTAATAGTTGTTAATCAAATTCCCGTTGAACATTGATATCGGGAGGTAAATGAAATACAAAGTGCGAAACTTCGAGTCTTTATATATTAACTGATAGAAATACACGCTACGTACTATATAGTCAAGCAACTTACCAAAGTATTTGACTCCTGAATACAAAGAAGAAAGTAAGTTTGTTTACGCTATGTGTATTATACACGTCGTACGTGTTTATTTGTTAGGCATAAACCCTATCCGTTTAGAGCATATAAACGATTAGATTTTTCTCCTTTACATTTCATCgattatttttgttgatttaaGTGTGATACAAGTTTGACTAAGCATGTTTAGTCATATATCGACCGTTAAAGTATCTAATATATACCATTGTTTGGTTGGATATTGAAAGTTCACCAAAATTCACGGTAGACGTTATTCTTTTTATACCTTAGTACCGTTGGTAGACGTTATTCTTTTTATACACTCAGTTGTTGGTAAATTTTCTCTAGAATATTCACAAACAACATATATgatccaaaaacaaaacactaaacgAACAACATAAAATTCCGACTGTAAACAATATCGTTTTTGTCAAAGATAATTAAACTATATAGTTGGAAAAAATGTacttaaaatacttttttggtaaaataatataCTTCAGATATTTATGTTCGTTATAGATAAGATATGCCTTCATCTCTTTCTAACGTTTCTGATATGATCTGGAAACATCTTATATTATTTCACTTCATCTAGATAATAAATAGCAGTAcgaattaaattttaattagtaatgatctattttatgataaattttcTCGATTTTCCACTTAAAACTAATTAGCggcaaataaaataaaccaaatcttctgtatattaagttttatagatatttttaatgtgaaatTTTTACTCCAATATCTTTCCTCGAaataatagtattgataacGTTTAGTCTCGCATAATCATATTTCTCTTGGATTTGATCGGACCATTATCCAGATCAAATTAATGAGTTAGAATCTTGATTCTTTTTGATAGCATGATAAATTAATTGGGtttctaatttaaaattaattggtaATAAATGATGTAATCTAAATtttttactccctctgtttcgtAATAAATGTCACTCTGAACtaattttcttgttacacaaagagtgtcactttacaatttcaatgtaaattatattaactttcagctaaaaattaattgcaaaatgcattgattttataaataattttatttatctaaaatactattggtcaaaaatgtataattaattacaacttacatatatttcaacaactttcttaatctgtatagaaaatgtcacaacgacactttttaaaaaacggagggagtaatatatTACTCAAAttccatatatatattggaATGTGGCATGTTCTCTTCCAACATTTTATCTTGGTGAGGTTTATATAAAGCTTCACGTCGATTgtgtgtttaaatatataaaaagaaagaaactgaaaTTTCCAAAACAAATGCGTTCACACCgaacaaaatattgaaataataCTCATTTAATTTACATGGATATTAATGAGCAAAACAATTCAATTCGATCCcgcaaattaaaagaaaaaaaaaatatcggtTTCGAAATAAACAGCGTGAAGGCACCAAACTAGTAGAACAGTAATAATCCCGTACACGTGTCAACCTATCAACTATGGAGTCCAGCTGTCTGGTCCCCCCACTATACTACTTCCGTCTCGCCGTGATGCATTCCATCAAAATATACCGTGAGAAATTCTCAATGAACGCCGTTTTGATAgatggattttaatttttgttagctTAGGGTATTAAAAAGGGTTAAAGCTGGTTGCCGGTGATTTGTGGGACAACCCGTACCAAAATAATGCGGATTAACCGGATATTGCCGGTTTCAGAGAGCTGGTCAACCGGGTAAAACCCCGTTATAAAATCCGTGCCCCCATCTCTCATGCCTCTGTTGTTGTTATGGTTGGACACTATTTTAAATATCATGCggtatatgtatatttatttacttgtGTCTAGTCTGATTGAGATAGTTAGCTAACGAACCTAAtggatttaatttaattatctgTTTTGTACATGATTTATGAGTGATTTGAGCATTTGTCTGTTGGAGGAGTGATTTGAGTATTTTAGTTGCGCGAATATATTAGACTTGGTATTGCATCAagacaatattttatatatagaaacCATTTAACCTAATTTTCATTCGCattattgttttataaattagttaCCCGCATTATCTGTCCCAAATGTCTCGGTTAATCTGTTGTCATACCAAATACTGTACAATGCAATTACGATGGTGATAAAATTGATAACGCTATTACTTGCGTCCATTGCTTCTGAGTTTTGTATAAAGTAAATTGTGATACTTTTCCTTTGCTTATTATACTTCACTTTTTTTGGGATAAATTCAcgatttgtttttatttttgtttcgtttctttttaaataaaatcacgGAACTGGAAATTTTATAATCCACAATCTCTCATAATATTCGAAgccaaaagaaatatatattcgAAGCCAatttctaaaactaaaatattctaaataccACAATCTCTCATAATATTCGAAgccaaaagaaatatatattcgAAGCCAatttctaaaactaaaaattctAAATGGTACTTTGTATTAAAAGAAGTTTGGACATATGAAACACAACCCTTTATATCATTACTAGGTAATCACACATCTGGTTGAAGATTTGCTTGTTCTTAATTAGTACGTTGTagtattttttcctttttccatATAAACCATAATTTGTAAAGTGAATTTCTTAAAGACAATGCAAACGTACTGGTGGTTGGTTCGTTATCCTTACAATTATATGCTAATTAGTCAACTCAATTATATGTCAAAGTCTAAATCTCCACAATAGTTAGTTAAAGTCACATGGAATTCTATAATAACGTgtatatattactttttgttcacaaatgaaaaaaaaaagtacaaaaTATCCAGACTGCAAAAAAAGTTAATAGTATGAATTGAAGAGTACTAATTATATAGTGATAGATGTCCTTTATTCATCCAGTACGGGTTACGGATAAAAGAGTAGGAGTCACAGTCCCCTTTATGTTTTGCATAAAAGAACTAATTTAGTTAGTGCAATTAAAAGCAAGATTAGTAAGCATTCACCTAATTCCCGGATTAACTTGTTAGTAAATGACGTTTACACCCTCCTTCGTCCTCAACGTCCATGCCTAGTTTCACCTTCCTTTCATTCTCCTCTATAAATATCGACACTTCTCTTTCCTTCTTCCTCACACACTAAAAGCTCCTAGAAAAACCATAAGCTTATACAATTCTCAATCTTTTTTTCAACTTCTCTCGTTTTTTACGACCCATCTCTGAAACCAAACCATGCCTGAGGCACCGAGAAATGATTCTTTAGAGGTTTTCGACCTGACGCTCGACGAGAAGAACAAGAGGAGGCTTCAGCTAATCGAAGAGCTGACCTCCAACGCCGACCAAGTCCAGAGACAGGTCTTGGAGGAGATCTTGACCCGTAATGCTAACGTGGAGTATCTCAGGCGACATGACCTTGACGGTCGTACGGACCGAGAGACCTTCAAAAACGTGATGCCCGTTATAACCTACGAGGATATCCAGCCTGAGATCAACAGGATCGCTAATGGTGATAAGTCCCCTATCCTCTCTTCAAAGCCCATCTCTGAGTTCCTCACCAGGTTCGTCACTAACTAAcattctctcttcttcttcttcttgatgccCTGTTTTTCATTGTGTTTTTTCCTCGATGCTCTGTTTTTTTGCTTGTGTTTTTGATCAATGCTCTGCTTTTGCTTGTGTTTTTCGTCGATGCTCTGTTTTTGCTTGTGTTTTTGGTCAATGCTCTGTTTTTGCTTGTTTTTTTGGTTGATGCTCTGTTTTTTCTCGTGTTTTTGGTCAATGCTCTGTTTTTGCTTCTGTTTTTGGTCGATGCTCTGTTTTTAATCTCTCTTTTCATGGTTATTGAGAGTAAGATTGAAAGATTCATAAATTCTTTTACGCTGATGGGTGCCTACTAAACCAGAAAAGATCGATACTTTTACAGTTttctcatgattttttttttcaacaatcTAACAAGGCTTTTATATGTTCTTGGACAGCTCTGGAACATCTGGTGGGGAGAGGAAGCTAATGCCAACAATCGAAGAGGAATTAGACAGGAGATCATTTCTCTACAGCTTCTTGATGCCCGTGATGAGCCAGTTTGTTCCTGGTCTCGACAAAGGCAAAGGAATGTATTTCTTGTTCATCAAGTCTGAGTCCAAGACACCAGGAGGTCTCCCTGCTCGTCCTGTCTTAACCAGTTACTACAAGTCTTCCCATTTCAAAGAAAGACCATTTGACCCTTACACCAACTACACAAGCCCCAACGAGACCATCCTTTGCCCTGACTCGTACCAGAGCATGTACTCTCAGATGCTCTGTGGCTTATACCAACACGACGAGGTTCTCCGAGTAGGCGCTGTCTTCGCCTCTGGGTTCATCAGAGCTATCAAGTTTCTTGAGAAACATTGGACCGAGCTGGTCCGTGACATCAGAACCGGTACTCTAAGCTCCTCAATAACCGATCCTTCCGTGCGTGAAGCGGTCGCCAAGATCCTTAAACCGAGCCCCAAACTCGCGGAGTTCGTGGAGTCAGAGTGCAAAAAGAAATCTTGGCAAGGGATCATCACTAGGCTATGGCCTAACACAAAGTATGTGGATGTGATTGTGACTGGGACAATGTCTCAGTACATTCCAACTTTGGATTACTACAGCAATGGCTTGCCTCTTGTCTGCACAATGTATGCTTCTTCCGAGTGTTACTTTGGTGTGAACTTAAGGCCACTCTGCAAACCTAGCGAGGTCTCTTACACGCTCATACCAACTATGGCTTATTTTGAGTTTCTGCCTGTTCATAGAAACACAGGTGTTACTAACTCCATCAACCTACCTAAAGCACTCACTGAGAAAGAGCAACAAGAGCTTGTTGATCTTGTTGATGTTAAGCTTGGCCAGGAGTACGAGCTCGTTGTCACAACTTATGCAGGTAATAAAAGCTTCTATTAATTTAtactaaaatgttaaaattaattGAGGGTCTTGTCTTATGTTTGTGTGCTTTGTGATTTTTTTGTAGGGCTTTGTAGATACAGAGTTGGTGATTTGTTGAGAGTAACTGGCTTCAAGAACAAGGCACCCCAATTTAGTTTCATATGCCGCAAGAATGTGGTCTTGAGCATAGATTCCGACAAGACCGACGAGGTTGAGCTTCAAAACGCAGTCAAGAACGCAGTGACACACCTTGTCCCATTCGATGCATCAGTCTCTGAGTACACGAGCTATGCGGATACAAGCTCTATCCCTGGCCATTATGTTCTTTTCTGGGAGCTATGTTTGGATGGAAACACACCGGTCCCTCCTTCAGTCTTTGAGGATTGCTGCTTAGCCCTAGAAGAGTCTCTCAATACTGTTTATAGACAAGGAAGGGTTAGTGACAAGTCCATAGGCCCGCTCGAGATCAAGATTGTTGAGCCAGGGACATTCGATAAGCTCATGGATTATGCCATCAGCTTGGGGGCGTCTATTAACCAGTATAAGACGCCGAGATGCGTGAAGTTTGCTCCAATTATCGAGCTATTGAATTCGAGAGTTGTTGATAGTTATTTCAGCCCCAAGTGTCCTAAATGGGTACCTGGTCACAAGCAGTGGGGAAGTAACTAAGATGGAATCAAGAACCGTGAAGAGACTGTCTTCTAAGTAGAAGTTTGGGACGTGCAACTGATAGCGTCTGTCTCtctaattaatttttagttcGTTTTTTTGTTATCCTTTTAATATGCATAGTCCCTCTGGATTTGGTAACCAGTTGTACAAAGGCAGGTTATGTTTCTTCAAGCAACTCTCTGTTTCACTTTCTCGAGCCTCTAATTTTCCTATTTCTAATGCTTAATTGTTTCGACCTTTATCCTTTATAAGCAACATCAAGTTGCAATTTCCTAAGCTGATTTTGTTACAAGAAGAAAATCaatttcttgaaaaaaaaacaacatggtGACCACTACTTGTGTTGACTTTGCTTAACAAAGTGAAAGCAAAATCATGGATGAGTAGAAATAAATCAAAGATAGAGGACAAAGGAATAACATCTTCAAACTTCTACTGGAAATTTActgattattgtttattttatggCGCTAGTTTAACATTTTGTTGTCACTAACCTAATGATACTACtccaaataatataattgatAATGTGTAGTTTAGCTCTTTGAGCATGATCAGAAGTAATCATGTAGTGATGTATCCTAAATAAATGCACCTAATTGAAAAATATTGTGGAGCTCGTTtagtcttctcttcttcttctccgctTTAACGTTTTTAACTCACAACCAcctagtttatatatatatatatatataaatataaagacaCAAATGCTCTTGTATGGGGGAAACGaaacttataaattttaaatagtggGGGCTCGTACACATAATATCCATACTAGCGAAGAAGATAAGATAGTGTTCCTTCTAACAGTCGACAGGAAAAGGAAAACGTCTGACTTTTTACAGATAGAGACTCAAAACCCAATAATAATTGAACTACTACTACAAGTGCAGTGTCTTgtctaaatatttaatataatatgagACATTATTTACCGTTAATGTTTACAATAATGAAAAACTGTACTTGAGTAGTCCTGCTGAGCCACTGACTTTAAAGATAAGGTTGTCTTGTCTCATGTCACAACCCATTCTTCAGTGTGATTGATAATTAGAAACAAAGTATCCTTTTAGACTCAACTGTAACTTCGTTAATATGTTCCTTGTAGGAATTTCACTAGTTTGAAAAGATTCTGAAATGGACATTTTCTAGTTTTTAAAGTAAACTATGAGCAAGAGAGCGCTAAAGAATTAGTAAAGTCGCGTCAGTtaacataatatttaaaaatttacgaGGATCCAATCCATCCACATATAGGTAAGTCCTGATCTAAATTAAATTGCATACTTATTTATCCCTACATAAAAAGGGcaaatgtatattatatacttGGGACAGGGTAAAAAGAACAACTGACTCGAGGATAATATAACTGTAGATAAGTTAAGGCGCGGGAACCTAAATCCAACAAACCCGCGCAGAACCGACCGGTTCACTGCTTCTGTCTGTGGGGGACTCAAACACAGATTCATCAGGTGTACTGACGTACTGTTTACTCCGTAACAACCCCCTTAGATCACAACAAGTGCATACAAGCTTACGTTGACTAATAACTAGGACCCATCGGAGCCGATAAACAGTTGAACACACTGCTTTTCACGTGACACTGTCTTTTTGTTCTTCTTATCGTCTTGAAATTTTAGCCGAGTAATGGATGACAAGGACGTAGTTACTGCGAGGATATATAACATacacattttatttataaagcaAAACTTGTCTATAAACTTGTGCATGTATGATAGTATGCCCCATACCTGTGAGGCGGATCGGAGACAATGAACCCAAGAAACACATTTACGTAATTATAGTAATCGAATGCTTATATTTACAACTAATGAGACACACAAAAACGCATAATTAGCAATgctaatattaataatttattgtcGATCAGAATAATACACTTTGGGGTAATAGAGAGAGTTTGAGATGGCGCAGACAAGAAGTCGGTGTAAGATTTGGGAGGTCGCAGTTGGACTTATTTGCTCAGAGACATGGACACGTGCGACGAAGTGTACGTTGACTCTGGACTGGGTCCCTTACAATACCCCGGGCGTGTGGTAGACATTGCTCTGGTCTTTTTCGGGTTACATAGTGGGCCGTCTAGACTGGAGATCTTGGCCTATTTTTACTGTTGAAGTAAAACGACGAGTTCTTCAGTTCCAATCTCCTTTTATCTCCAACGCTGAATCACTTTTAAGAAGACAAACAAGGATATAGAGTATAGACCTTTGATTTAGTTCCCCATTAATGAAATTATTATAGGTATATAGAAGGTCTTAACATACTCTGCAATGACCGGTCAACAGTAGACTGTCGTTTGTTGGACcacaagaaaatataaaactagaatATGCCGTTTTTGTACCTCTCTGAGACGACAACAGTGatagtatatatgtttataagaTTAATAATTAAACAGTTAACATGCCCATGTTAATGATTATTGTTGCTCCATTGGGACGGTGACATGAacattataatattatgtataagACGTAAAACTATAATTAAACAAGTTCATCATGGGTTGTTTGAAATTGGGACAATATAGTATACACGCATAACGCGTTATGCAATGTTTTTGTGTCTCAATCAAGCCCATTGTTCTTCGAGAAACCATCATATACATCTTCTTTTATTGTCCTAATTTTATCAAACCAATTTGTTAGTCCACGACCAATCACATGAAATTtgttacatatttaaatatatgccAACTTACATGAActatgataattaaaaaaacgtTACATTAACCAATGGAATGGTAGCAATTACCAATTACTATGCTTTTAAGATAATGTTTAGTTATGTAGTCAATTCTTTCTAGTATAATGACCCACCTGAATTTTCTTGAATCAGCGAGTTCTATTACTTTAGGATACCATcatttttaagttacaaaaaaaagataccATCATTTCGACTTTCGTTTGGTCCGAACAATTGATATGTCAATTTATGAATCACATGATTTATAATTAATGGAACCAAACAAAAAAGTTATGCTGAATATTACAGtgagatatataaaatatgatcaGGTGTAATTTCTAACTTCGACTTAACAAGATAACTGtactgaaaaaaaaactgtacgGGTTGAAACataatttacaatatttttaatgaaatttagtCCATATTATTAGATTAACACAAAAAACGACGCCaggataaaaagaaaaaaacatctgctttgttttttttgtagaagaAAGTCACTTACACTAAAATATTTActatataaaatcatcattatcGTCAAAAGGAATAATACTTAATTTACGGGTCTTGCACATGCAACAACTCATACCCAACATAGTGTTGTCACTATTTCATACAACAATGGAATTATTATGTgagatttattattattatattatatccaTGGCTAacttttggttattttgaaaaaaaaaaacttttggtTATTTTGTATCTTTTGTTCGTTCTTGGCTTCTTGCATTACTTTCATGGATTATTTGGATATGTTAAGAGTAGTTATCCAAATTGAGTAACCCCTCTTTAAGtttcaattattttgtttcatatgtCCTGAGACCAAATTTTGTTCATTCTTGGCTTCTTGTATTACTTTCATGGATTATTTGGATATGTTAAAAGTAGTTATCCAAATT contains these protein-coding regions:
- the LOC108827315 gene encoding indole-3-acetic acid-amido synthetase GH3.5, encoding MPEAPRNDSLEVFDLTLDEKNKRRLQLIEELTSNADQVQRQVLEEILTRNANVEYLRRHDLDGRTDRETFKNVMPVITYEDIQPEINRIANGDKSPILSSKPISEFLTSSGTSGGERKLMPTIEEELDRRSFLYSFLMPVMSQFVPGLDKGKGMYFLFIKSESKTPGGLPARPVLTSYYKSSHFKERPFDPYTNYTSPNETILCPDSYQSMYSQMLCGLYQHDEVLRVGAVFASGFIRAIKFLEKHWTELVRDIRTGTLSSSITDPSVREAVAKILKPSPKLAEFVESECKKKSWQGIITRLWPNTKYVDVIVTGTMSQYIPTLDYYSNGLPLVCTMYASSECYFGVNLRPLCKPSEVSYTLIPTMAYFEFLPVHRNTGVTNSINLPKALTEKEQQELVDLVDVKLGQEYELVVTTYAGLCRYRVGDLLRVTGFKNKAPQFSFICRKNVVLSIDSDKTDEVELQNAVKNAVTHLVPFDASVSEYTSYADTSSIPGHYVLFWELCLDGNTPVPPSVFEDCCLALEESLNTVYRQGRVSDKSIGPLEIKIVEPGTFDKLMDYAISLGASINQYKTPRCVKFAPIIELLNSRVVDSYFSPKCPKWVPGHKQWGSN